The stretch of DNA CGCATGGGGCCGCCGTCTACGCCTCCGCTGCGGCTGGTACCGAGTCCGCCTTCTGCATCTCCGCCCAGATCGCTGTCGCCATCGTTGTTGGGCGTGCCCTGACGGTCTTCAAAGTCGCTCCCGCCCAGGCGTCCATCGTCGAAGCCGGGCTGATCGTTGGCATTGCGGCTGTCGTCGTCTACATCGGCCCGCAGGATGCTTTCTACGGCCATCTTGTCTTGCAGAAGTTCGCCCGTCGTGCCTTCATCGACCAGTTCGCCGCGAGTCTCTGCAGACTGGCGGGCTTCTCTGGACATGTCGTCGGTCTGGGCATTCTGGGCGTTGGTGGAATCGTCGTCGCGCTGGGTCATGCGTGCAGGCTAGTCCGGGCGAGTGGGCGGGCGCTGAGTGGGCCTTGATGAAATCTGAGGAGGTGGGCTGGCAACGTTCCTGTGAGCTTCAACAACTTTGCGGAAGAAGGGAGTCTAACGTTACCGTTCTCTCAGAGCGTGCGCTCACAAGATTCCGGTTCTTTCACGCTGTTGAGGCAGGCGTTCTCTGTGCCCGTGTGGGGAATTTGGGCGGCTGCGAGCGAGCCGGTCAGGGAAGGAGAGTGCGACAAGGCGAATGCTGTGGTGCACGCCGTTTGCCGAAACTGGCCGCCCACTCTAAACATGCTCTGCCCCTCGGCCTTATGACCGCCCTTTGCGCCCGTGTCAGGATAGGCACCATGACGATGATCGACGAATACGATTTCCAGAACGTGCAACTTGACCAGCATGGCCCCATTGCCGTGCTGACTATCTCGCGGCCCAAGGCCCTGAACGCCCTCAACGGCGACACCTTCAGCGAGATTTCGCAGGCCCTCGACCTGATGATCGAAAACGCTGAAATCGGCGCCCTGATCATCACGGGCAGCGGCGATAGGGCGTTTGTGGCCGGGGCCGACATTGCCGAGTTTTCCAACATAGACGGCGTGTACGCGGGCCGCGAACTGTCCCTGTCGGGGCAAGACGTGATGCACCAGATCAGCAGCCTGCCCATTCCGGTCATCGCCGCCATTAACGGCTTCGCGCTGGGCGGCGGGCTGGAATTGGCGCTGGCCTGCGATATTCGGGTGGCGTCACCCTTGGCCCGTCTGGGCCTGCCCGAAGTCTCGCTGGGCCTGATTCCCGGTTTTGGCGGCACGCAGCGGCTTTCGCGCCTGATCGGCATGGGCCGGGCGCTGGACATGATGCTCACCGCCCGCCAGGTCAAGGCCGAAGAAGCCCTGATGATGGGCCTCGTGAACTACGTGGCCGACGATCCCCTGATGAAAGCCCGCGAAGTGGCCGAGCAGATCCTGAACAACGCGCCGATTGCTCTGTCGTTGGTCAAAGAAGCGGTGCGGCGCGGGCTGGACACCACCCTGGAGGGCGGCATGGAAATCGAAGCCGACCTGTTCGGCATGACCACCGCCACCAAAGATTTCCGCGAAGGCACGGCGGCTTTCCTGGCCAAACGTCCGGCAGACTTTCAGGGCGAGTAGGTTAACCTCACTAGGTTCAGCCTCAATAAATCAGCATTCAAGGTCTTGTCAGACCACTTGTGATGAAATGAGCGCCCGGTTCAGGCCGGGCCGTTTTCTTTTCGACTCGTGTGCGACACGCTGTGGATTGGGTTGGCTGGGCAAGGGATGAGTGCCAGCAGGGGAGAACAGACATGAACGACGATTCCAAATTGCCCATCCAGAGCGCTGCTCTTGAGGCAACATCAGAGCAATCTGAACCGGAACAGACCGAATCGGGCGCAGGCGACGCCAAATTTACCCTGAGTGTGTCGGGCGGCAAGGTGCAGGACGTGGAAGGCAAACAGCCGGGGCGGGTCGTCGAATATTCCACGCCCCGTGTGAAGCTGATCGAGGAAGCGAATCAGGCCATCCGGCTCGACCTGGAGCCGTATCCCAGAGCGTTGGCCGCCTACAACGCCCTCCGCAGCGACCCAGAGGCGTTGGCGCACTGGGACATGGCGAATTACATCACCATGAGAAAGCTCGGTTACAACGATCACGGGCGCGTGCACGCCTTTATTACCGGGGCCGCCAGCCTCGCCATTACCGAACTGCTGCTGGACGCTGGCGTGAAGACCGACATTATGGAATCGGGGGTGGGCGACGCCGAAGACGTATTCCTGACCATCATTTTGGGCACGATGCTGCACGATATCGGCAATCAGGTTCACCGGGTGGGCCACGAGGCGCACGGGGTGGCACTGGCCCTTCCGATTCTCGACCGCATCATGGGGCCGCTGTACGCCGATCCGTTCAAGCGCACCAAGGTTCGGGCTTTTATTCTGGGGGCCATCAATTCCCACGACCTCAATCCGGCTCCGCTGACCTTAGAGGGCGGCATCGTGGCTGTGGCCGACGGCACCGACATCACCAAAGGCCGGGGCCGCAAGGCGTTCAATCTGGGCAGCGTCGATATTCATTCCATCAGTGCGCTGGCCGTCGATCAGGTGGTCATCGAGCGGGGCCGCAATATGCCCGTCCTGATCAGCGTGACCATGAACAACTCCGGCGGTATTTTTCAGGTGGAAGAAGTCCTGGCCCCCAAAGTGATCCGCACGCCCATGCGCAAGTACGTAGAACTCCGCGCCACCACGCGCCCGCAGGGAGACGAGCAGATTTTATCGCGGGTACGGCTGGACGGCGACCACTTCGTGATGGATCTGGAAAGTGGCGAAACGGTGGCCGTAGAAGTGCAGGACAGCCAGAAGAAAATGCAGGACGCCGTAACCCAGAATTTGGGAATGGGCGTGCAAAACCGCTGAGACTCGGTCTCGTCTGCTGTTCCTAACAAGACTGGTCAAATTCTTGCTCAATACGCCCCGTCTCATGGACTTGAGGGTTGAGAACATCGCCAAGGCTCTGTATTTTGGCGTGCGGCGGCCTCTCTTGCCTTTATCAGGCGTCTTCTTTATTTGGTGTACCTCAAGCCTCACTTCTATTCGGTGAGATTGATCGGCCCACCGATGATCATGGGCAGACGTTGTCCTTTAAAGGCCCGCTTGATCCCTTGCGGCCTCCGTTTCCTCTGACACTTGCTCTACTGCGCCGTATACTTGCCCACAATGAAGCCGATTGGTGTGTACGTGGCAGCACGGGAACTGCCGGGCCGGGCCGTGGCTCCGGGCACAGCAGCAGCTGCGGTTAGCCCAGCACAGGTGCGCACGCTGCGGGCCACCGACCGCCTGACCGGAATGCCCGTACTGGTGCATGTCTTGCCCGCCGCGCTGCCTGTGCCGCAGTTGCCCGATCATCCGGCCCTGCTGCCCTACTCCGACGAGGGTATGGACGGCGAAGACGCCTATTTGGTCACGGAATTGCCTCTGCACGCGGTGTTGGCCTCTGACCCAGTGCTGGCGGCCCGGGGGGCATTGGCGGGCCTGGCGGCCCTGCACAGCACGGGCCTGATTCACGGCGGCGTCAGTACCTCGCAACTCTGGAGTGTAGACGGGCGTGTGGCCCTGGCAGGCGCGGGCCTCCCCTGGTCAGAGGGGCCGGGATCGCCCGACGACGATTTGCGGGCCTTGGCTGACGCTCTGGCGCAGCTGGGCGGCGTGCCCGAACCGCTGCGGGCTCTACAGGACAGCCCCGGCACCCTCACGGCTCTGGCGGCTCTGGCGCGGTTGCAAGCAAGTGCAGCGTCTGGCAGTTCAGGGGGTTCGGGTCAGGTCAATTCAGGTCAGGCTGCCGCACCCGTCCATGCTTCCTCAGCCCAAACATTGCCCGCACAGGCCGCAGCAGAGCAAGTTGATGCAGAGCAAGCTGGTCTACCCGCGCCCCATGACGGCACGCCCATTGTCCTGGGAGTGGCTGATGCTGACATCATTCCTGCACCCAACGAGACTGATTCGGCTACGTCCTGGGGCAAGATGGAAGGGGCGGCAGTCGATGTGGCGTTTCCGCATCTGCCCGATGTGCCCGTGCAAGTCGGCCCAGAGCCGGGCAACACTCCGGAACCTGCCGAACAACCCAGGCCCCAGCCAGTGGCAAGTCAGCCAAATACTAGTCAGCCAAACCCCAGTCAAGCCGCTCCCACTTCACCAGAGCCGCGCGTTCCGGTCATCCAGATTGACCTCACCCAGCCGAGTCTGGGCCAGCCCAGTTCCGACAGTTCGGATGTCCCCGACTCTGGCGTCACCATTATAGCGGTGCGGCCCGCTGCTCCCCCGGAATCGCCCCCCAGTCTGCCTGCTGTGTCGCCTGTATCGGCTTACTCCAACGCGCCTCCCGGTGTGGCAGAAACGCCTCAGGAACGCCGCAAACGCCAGAACGACGAACGCCGCGCACAGGCCATGCAGGACAGCCGGGCCGCCGCTGAGCGCAAAGCTGCCGCCCGCCGAGAGCGAGAAGCGGCGCAGCCTGCGGTGGTGCAAATCGAGTTTGATGATCTGCCGAACCTGCCGAATGCAGTGGCCGCAAGCCAGCCCACCGAGGGCACGGGGCCGCGTTTTCCTACTTCCGTAAATGTAGAAAGGGTGCCAGCCTCTATGCGCCGTGCGCCGTTGCCCCCCGAGTCCCCGGAGGAGCCAGAGCACAGGGCGGGGCAGCCACGGACAACACAGGAAGTGGGCCGCCTGCCCGGCCGCCGCACTCAGGGCGAACCGATCCGAATTGGCTGGGCCGAGGACGACTCCTGGCGCGTGGTGAGAGCGCCCGGCAAAGCGGCCCAGGCCCGCTCCCGTGCTCTGGCTCCACGTTGGCTGCTGCCCTTGCTGGCGGCCATTGTGCTCCTGGGCGGCGCAGTCTGGGCCTTCCTGACCCTCCCGAATGCCGACCAACCTGCCGCCGAAGTTCCCTGCTGCACCGTGCGTTTTACTGTGCAGGGCGCAGCCGGAGTCACCGCCCGCCTCACGGTGTTAGAAGCGCCGGACGGGGCGAACCTGACGCCCGGACAGGACGTGGGCGTGGCTCCCGGCCCGGTCAATCTGCCTGTGCGCGGTATGTATCGCCTGCGCGTGGCCGCCGATGGCTACGCGCCCGGCACCCTCAGCGTGACTGCCCCTACTTCGCAACCTGTCCGCATCGATTTGGGGCCTTGAGCGTTCTTGCCGCCGCTTCATCAACCTGCCCAGAGTCAGAGGTCTGTGAGTCAGGCGTCAGACCACGCCCTGACAATTTGCATAGAATGAAGGCAGATTTAAGATTTCTCGGTTGAACCTGCGTCAGGTTGCCTCCCCGCTCCATTCCGCTGTGTTTTCCTCAGATTACTGCTGTCCTCAGATCACCGCGCGCCCCTTCCCCGGAGGATGTTCATGAAGAAACCCATACTGAAACTGTCCATGCTGGCCGCCACTGTTCCCGTGACGTTGGCCCTGCTCGGCACGGCAGCCAGCCCCGCTGCACAGGCCCAGACTGCGGCCAAACTCAAGGCCTGCTTTATCTACGTGGGGCCAGTGGGCGACATCGGCTGGAGCTACGCGCACGACGAGGCCCGCAAAAAGACCGAAAAGGCGTTGCCCTGGCTGGAAACCAAGTACGTGGAAAGTGTGCCAGAGGGCCAGGCCACGCCCGTCATAGACCGTCTCGTGAAGGACAAGTGTCAGGTCATTTTCACCACCAGCTTCGGCTTTATGGATCAGACCCTGGAAGCGGCCAAGAAGTATCCCAACGTGATTTTTGCCCACACCAGCGGCTTTAAGCGTGCGCCCAACATGGCGACCTACATGGCCGACTTTTACCAGATTTATTACCTGAACGGCATGATGGCCGCTGCCCTGAGCAAAACGGGCAAACTCGGCTACGTGGCCGCGTTCCCCATTCCGGAACTCAAGCGCCATATCAGCGCCTTTGCCCTCGGCGCACGCGCAGTCAACCCCCGCGCGGTCGTCAACGTGAAGTGGATCAATGCGTGGGTCGACCCGAACAAGGCCCGCGAAGCCGCCGAAGCCCTGATCAGCGAGGGCAACGACGCACTGGCCTTTACCGAAGACACTGCGACGGTGGTGCAGACTGCCGCCTCACGCAAAGTGCCTTCGTTTGGACACTACAGCCCCATGTACAAGTTCGCCCCCGATTACGTGGTCAGCGGCCAACTCGTTCACTGGGAGCGCATTTACATCGACTTCCTGACCAAAGTGCGGAATAAAACTTACACCACCAAGAACCTTCAGAACGTGGACTACTGGAACCTCCTGCGCGGCGGCTCGGTGGAACTCGGCGCACAGGACGGCATGGCGATCAATCCCAAGTGGGTGCCCCAGCTGAAGGCCGCCAAGATGACCGTGAACGGCAAACAGGTCAGCGTGTACGACCGCGTGATGGCCCTGAAAGCCGACATGGAGAAGGGCGGCAAATTCGACCCCTTTACTGGCCCCATTAAAGACCGCAACGGCGTTGTGCGCGTAAAAGCAGGCAAAGTCAGTACCATTGGAGAACTGAACAACATGAGCTGGGTGGCCCCCGGCGTGGCGGGTCAGGTGGCCGACGAGCCGAAGTGAGCCTAAGCGCTAGACACTAGGACAACTTAAAAGAGCGGGTGGGAGGCTTTGATGCTGTCTCCCACCCGCTCTTTTGCCACGGTCTAGGTAGGCCTCTCCGCCCTCTCCCGCACCTGCTCCGGCGTCAGCGGCCCGCCGTGCCCCGGCAGGATGAGCCGCAAGTCCATGTCTGCAATATGTTTGATGGTCTGGAGTGCCTGTGCATGATCGGCGTTGTAGGGCGCGTGGGGCAGGGCCGCCCGCATGCCGCCCCTGCCATCGGGCGCCGATAAAACGGCGTCGGCGGCGATCAGCACGCCGTTTCTGAGCAGCCCAATCTGGCCGTGCGAATGTCCAGGCAGGTGCAACACTTCCCAGCCTAGAACGTCTTGACCTGCATCCACGGCAGTCAGCGCATGGGCGGGCACTTTGGGATGTAGCCGCGAAATGATGGCCCCCAGCTGCGGATTGCCCGCTGGATAGGGTAGTTCGTGGCGCTGGCCAGTCAGTTGGGCGTGTTCCAGCGGATGCGCCAGTACAGGTAGACCTGACCGCGCCGCCACAAATGCCCCGCCTGCGTGGTCTACATGGGCATGGGTGACCAGCACTGCATCGGGCCGAAATTGGCGCAGGAGACGGGCATAGGCTGGGGCGTAAGGCAGCGCCCCGCTATCTACTATCACCCGTCCCTGAGGGCTGGAAAGCAAAAACACGTTGGCGTACATGCGCCTGATCTGTACGCCTTCACGGGAGAGGAGGTCTGCGGAAAGAGCCGTCACAAGGCCGGATAATGGCATATCCAGCAGGGCGACAAAGTCAACCTCGTGTGGC from Deinococcus sp. QL22 encodes:
- a CDS encoding phosphohydrolase — its product is MNDDSKLPIQSAALEATSEQSEPEQTESGAGDAKFTLSVSGGKVQDVEGKQPGRVVEYSTPRVKLIEEANQAIRLDLEPYPRALAAYNALRSDPEALAHWDMANYITMRKLGYNDHGRVHAFITGAASLAITELLLDAGVKTDIMESGVGDAEDVFLTIILGTMLHDIGNQVHRVGHEAHGVALALPILDRIMGPLYADPFKRTKVRAFILGAINSHDLNPAPLTLEGGIVAVADGTDITKGRGRKAFNLGSVDIHSISALAVDQVVIERGRNMPVLISVTMNNSGGIFQVEEVLAPKVIRTPMRKYVELRATTRPQGDEQILSRVRLDGDHFVMDLESGETVAVEVQDSQKKMQDAVTQNLGMGVQNR
- a CDS encoding enoyl-CoA hydratase-related protein, which produces MTMIDEYDFQNVQLDQHGPIAVLTISRPKALNALNGDTFSEISQALDLMIENAEIGALIITGSGDRAFVAGADIAEFSNIDGVYAGRELSLSGQDVMHQISSLPIPVIAAINGFALGGGLELALACDIRVASPLARLGLPEVSLGLIPGFGGTQRLSRLIGMGRALDMMLTARQVKAEEALMMGLVNYVADDPLMKAREVAEQILNNAPIALSLVKEAVRRGLDTTLEGGMEIEADLFGMTTATKDFREGTAAFLAKRPADFQGE
- a CDS encoding MBL fold metallo-hydrolase; the encoded protein is MTALSADLLSREGVQIRRMYANVFLLSSPQGRVIVDSGALPYAPAYARLLRQFRPDAVLVTHAHVDHAGGAFVAARSGLPVLAHPLEHAQLTGQRHELPYPAGNPQLGAIISRLHPKVPAHALTAVDAGQDVLGWEVLHLPGHSHGQIGLLRNGVLIAADAVLSAPDGRGGMRAALPHAPYNADHAQALQTIKHIADMDLRLILPGHGGPLTPEQVRERAERPT
- a CDS encoding BMP family ABC transporter substrate-binding protein, with the protein product MKKPILKLSMLAATVPVTLALLGTAASPAAQAQTAAKLKACFIYVGPVGDIGWSYAHDEARKKTEKALPWLETKYVESVPEGQATPVIDRLVKDKCQVIFTTSFGFMDQTLEAAKKYPNVIFAHTSGFKRAPNMATYMADFYQIYYLNGMMAAALSKTGKLGYVAAFPIPELKRHISAFALGARAVNPRAVVNVKWINAWVDPNKAREAAEALISEGNDALAFTEDTATVVQTAASRKVPSFGHYSPMYKFAPDYVVSGQLVHWERIYIDFLTKVRNKTYTTKNLQNVDYWNLLRGGSVELGAQDGMAINPKWVPQLKAAKMTVNGKQVSVYDRVMALKADMEKGGKFDPFTGPIKDRNGVVRVKAGKVSTIGELNNMSWVAPGVAGQVADEPK